The Lycium barbarum isolate Lr01 chromosome 4, ASM1917538v2, whole genome shotgun sequence nucleotide sequence ATTTTCCCCCAGGTTGTAGTAGAAATGCTCCAAAAGTTGGCTTGAACCACAAGGAAAATGATGTGGTCTCCATCAGTGAAAATATGGATGACACTCTGGTGGCCCATGGTGACAATGGTCCTAACACTGGAATTGAGTTCCGTTCTGCTGAAGTTGTGGATTGTCAGGGAAGTTGGCATGAAGAATTGGATCAGTTGGCAGGGAATGGGTTAGCCAGAACCACGAGTGTGATAGAAAACAGGGTGGAAGAACCAACAAGTCATGACAGATCACCGCTTGGATTTGAGTTGTCTAAAGATCCTGAAAATAGTGAAATGTCATTGCTCAAGAAAGCAAAAGTCGTTCGGTATGATGAATTATTGAGTGTTGAGGATAATATTCCCCCCTTGCCAAAGAATAAGAACTGCCAAAGAAGATTTTTTGCTGTTCGTGACTTCCCTCCATTTTGTGGAAGAAATGCTCCTAAGCCAACCAGAGTGGATCGCTTGGTTGGTAGTGAAGCAGGAAAGAGAGAGGTTCTGTTAGATAAGGCAGTTACAGAAAATGAATTGATTGAGACGTCGAAAAATGTTATTGATACAGGGACGTCACCCGTGAAAACGACTGCAAGTTGGGAAGCTGATTCTTTAAGTGAGATAGAGGTCACTGGTCCCAAATCTAGCTTAATGGAACGAGCAACAGTTTGCTTTGAAGATCCCGAAGGTGGCCAAGACAACTATGTTGGAAAGGGCCAACTTGAAAGAACTGTAATGTCGCCAGAGACAATAATGAAAAAGGAGAATGATGATACAGGAAAAATTGTGCAGAAGGAGATGATTGTATATTCACGGAAGGAACGTGAAAAGGCGACTACTGCAATACATGGTTTGGATTCTGGTGATAAAATTGTTAAGTCAATTGTGCATGGGTTGATGGCTGAGCCTTATTCTCCACAGAGGAAGAGGAAGCAAACTAGTTTAGATGGCCTGATGAGCAGAAACCAAGTTCAAAAGCCTAACATGTATCAGCAGAGGAAATACTTGGCTGTTGCCAGAAAAAGTATTCCTAAGCCAAAATTTACCCAGAGACTGTTTGGCAGGAGTAAATCAGGTTTTGTTGGTGAAGGTGTGCCAGGATATTCAAGTGCACCGGTTGCCAGCAATGATGGAACTCGTGGTTTGAATTGGGAACCACTGCCTGATCTAAAAAGTTCCAGTCGTGGTGATGCTCGTAGTAAAGTTAGAGAGACTCTTCGTCTGTTTCATTCTATCTGTAGAAAAATCTTGCAAGGGGAAGAATCAAAGTCAAAACCTGGAGAAGTAAAAGTGAACAAAAGGATTGATATTCAAGCAGCTAAAATTATCAAAGAAAGAGGGATGGAAGTTAATACAGGATTGCGGATACTGGGAGAAGTTCCAGGTGTTGAAGTAGGAGATGCGTTCCAATATAGGGTTGAACTTGTTCTTGTGGGGGTTCATAGCTTATATCAGGCTGGTATAGATTTCTTGAATAAAGGAGGAATGCTGGTTGCAACTAGTATTGTTGCTTCAGGGGCGTATGACGATGATTTGGGAGATGCTGATGAGCTGATTTATTCTGGGCAAGGTGGAAATGTGGTTGGCAAGGTCAAAATCCCTGAAGACCAGAAACTAGTGAAAGGTAATTTAGCCTTGAAAAATAGCATAGCTACAAAGAATCCTGTTCGGGTGATTCGTGGATCTAAGGAGATGAGGGCTTCTGAATCCAGGGGTGAAAGAGCAAAACCTGTGACAACTTATGTGTATGATGGTTTATACACTGTTGAAAATTATTGGAGAGAACAAGGGCCACATGGTAAGATGGTCTTTATGTTCAAGTTGGTGAGAATTCCTGGACAACCAAAGCTTACTTGGAAAGAAGTACAGTCAACAAAAAAGTCCAACATGCGGCATGGTGTTTGTGTTCCTGATATTACAGAAGGGAAGGAGTCACTACCTATAGCAGCTGTGAACACAATTGACGGGGAGAAACCCCCACCATTCAAGTACATCAAGAAGATGATGTATCCAGCTGGTTTCCGCCCTGCTCCACCCAAAGGCTGTGTTTGTGTTGGTAGATGTTCTGATACCAATAGGTGCTCATGTGCAGTTAAAAATGGAGGTGAGATCCCTTACAACCATAATGGGGCTATTGTTGAAATTAAGCCTCTTGTATACGAGTGTGGTCCTTCTTGTGGATGTCCTCCTTCGTGCTATAATAGAGTGAGTCAACAGGGTATTAAAGTTCCGCTGGAGATCTTCAAGACAGATACAAGGGGCTGGGGTGTGAGAGCTCTAACTTCTATCTCTTCAGGAACCTTTATCTGTGAGTACACAGGAAAACTTCTTGAGGACACAGAAGCCGAACGAAGAATTGGCAATGATGAATATCTTTTTGATATTGGCCAGAATTATAGTGGTTGTACTATGAACTCTTTAGCAGAAGAGGGTGGTTATACCATTGATGCAGCTCACTATGGAAATGTTGGACGATTCATCAATCACAGTTGTTCTCCCAATTTGTATGCACAGAATGTTTTCTATGATCACAATGATAAGAAAATGCCCCATATCATGCTTTTTGCGGCAGATAATATTCCTCCCTTGAAGGAGCTTTCTTACCATTACAACTATTCTGTGGATCAGGTTTATGACTCTGATGGCAAGATCAAGGAGAAGAGGTGCTTTTGTGGATCTTCAGATTGTGCTGGTAGGATGTACTAGGATTTATAAAGCTTAGCTGTTGAAGTTGGATGGAAGAATTACATCTCGttgtcttttttctttctttttttcatctTGAGTAGTAGTGCTGCTGCTTCTTGTTTAGTCTGATATGCTGGATAGTAGTCGTTCATGGAAACATGAGCTTGTACAGGCTTGGCTCGTATGATCCTATAATCTGGTTGTAGTAAACGATGTCGTTCTAAGTCTTGCTGGAAACAGAGCAGTCTTTTGGGCTTTAAGAAATCCAATATCAAATTTTAGAGACCCAATTAATTCGGGTGCATCTTGAAATGACCTATCCAAGGAATAAATTTCCTATAAAGACGTTTTCCGTTGCTATAGCTCAAACTTGAGATTTCTTATTATTTTTGTGATATAATAGTAATTTCTTATTACTCTCAAATTGTTACTCAATTTTGATTGGATATTATTCTTGACATTTGAGTATAACTGAGGAATACGTGAAATTATATGGAAGTCATAGAAATGTGGGCTTGTCACTTTATCTCACATTGAAtgttttatttgttttttaaCGAGATGGCTCTTGCCCGTGCATAGCATGGGCATATGCCCAATATAGCTGTGTGCATTATTTGTGTAATTAGATCACTAAAAAAGTTTTAACACTAATGAATAATTTAGCTAAAGTAACTTTGATACCAACAATTTAGACAGAAGGTACTTATATTTTATCACTTTAGTTACAATTACACAAGCATGGCAGTTATCAAACTAATAATATCTTCCAATGTCAACGCAAGCCCATTTTCATCTATCTAAATCAATTTTCTGCTTCAAATACGTGTGCTAGAAGAAAGTTTTTAAACTCACTATTTTGGAAACAACATAACAGTGAATGGCTTTCTGTATAAAAACACAAGTATCTGCCTAGATAAATTCTAGAGATAGTAACATAGAAGGTCACCGAACTATGGATAATGATCTCTCAAGGTCATGTTTTTTTGTTTGTAACAACAAGATTACCCAACTTTCCCATATCATATCAAAAGCAACCCAATAAATATTTGGCAAATAAAATATGACATGACATTTAGTCCACATGAACTTTTTGTTGGCTCAGACCACGTGGCAAAAAGACCCGACCCGTCCCAAACCCAAATTAACCTTTATAACCCCATTTCTCTCTTAACTAAAATagagttctctctctctctctctctgaaaAAAATTGTCCCATCATTTTATTAAAATCGTGTCGTCTTCACTTTCCTTCTCTCATTTGGCATTACTAACGAGCAAGTTGATGTTACAGAAGGTTTTGAGGGTGTCAATGACGAACAACTTGAAGTCGTGGAGAGTATAAATGATGAACGAATTGTATTTTATGGTGTTATGTGTGTGCCAAGTGATGTGGGTGTTTCAAAAAGAGGCAGACTTTTTAAGAAAAGAGTCATGAAGGGCTATGTTCAAGAAGTCACAAAGAAGCCTGCGTGttaaagaaggaaaaagaagatGACACGATTTTAATAAAATGATGGGTCAATTTTTCCAGATAGAGAAACTCTATTTTAATTAAGAGAGAATAGGGTCAATAAGGGTTAATTTGGGTTTGGGCGGGATCTCTTTTTGACTGTTTGGGTGGGGTCTCTTTTTGACACGTGTGAtgagggaaaaaaaaagaaaggaaaagtccATGTGGATTAAATTAAATGACATGTCATATTTTATTTGCCAAATATTTATTGGATGACTTTTGATGTGATATAGAGAAAGTTGGGTGACCTTGTTGTTACAAAACAAAGAAACATGACCTTGAAAGATCATTACCCATAGTTCCATAGTTGGTGaccttctgtttttttttttttttttggcaattaaaaAACTTTTCATTAATCACCCGTGGAACATTACAAAACCAGGGGAATCATACCAGATTTAACCCCCCTCTCATGAACACCCAGTAACCACCAGTTTATCACTTTACAAGTTATATTCTATCATCTACTACAAGCTACAGACAAAGTCAAATAACCTCCTCTTACTCCTAACTCTAATACATAGGCTAGTTTTCAATCCACGCAGTAGCTCCTCTATGCTTCTGTGTTATTACCTCATAAATTCGATGGTGAGAAATACTCCTAAGTGAGCATTTTATTTGAACCATAGTAGACATGGCAACTTTACTATACAAGACAAATATTACAGCAGTCTCATCATCAGCTACTTTACTCTGAATACTTCAACTACTCTATCTGGTTTGATTAATACAATCGATAGGCATAGTAACCATATAGCACACAGAAAGATAAAAATTCACAACACTGAGGAACATACCGAAAATCACGTTCACTGATCTGCGTCGTAGACATTGTTATCTCCCTCTCTATGATCAGACAGATGAATTAACATGTATTTGATCTTTCTCTCTGAGCATTAtcaccaaaatatatacatgcaACTTTAGTGAAGGCTAATATTGCATACAACCAATTATGAATATAAAAAGTGCATTTAAGCGAATGAAAGAAACACGACTCAAGCGGACATATAGGGGCGTATCTAGCTTATTAAGTGGTTGAACCCCTAACTTTCGAGGCGGAGCATAAATTTAGGGGTAACAAATTAGTAAAATTGTAATATTAACTGTAGCTTGGCCGTGGGAAACGTGAAGTTAATTCTCAAAATAGGTATGATTTTAGTTCCTTATTTTCTGCTTGTTTCCAGGCTCCAGCATTAAAACACACCTAACGTGCTTTTTAATTACATTCTTCATCAGTTTTTAATTCTTCAAATAATAGCTTTGTTCACCTCTCCACCTTTGTTCTATCAGCAAAACAGGTATGCGATGGTGTATTAATTTCTTTtatcattaggcttcaattgaagcAAGCATTTGGTTATGGTATCATATGAAGTAGATTAGGGATTActcaaatttttattttaataatattat carries:
- the LOC132635178 gene encoding histone-lysine N-methyltransferase, H3 lysine-9 specific SUVH6-like gives rise to the protein MVAFSNEGLSAECAKKLHFGIAPKHKVRKVWAVRDFPPGCSRNAPKVGLNHKENDVVSISENMDDTLVAHGDNGPNTGIEFRSAEVVDCQGSWHEELDQLAGNGLARTTSVIENRVEEPTSHDRSPLGFELSKDPENSEMSLLKKAKVVRYDELLSVEDNIPPLPKNKNCQRRFFAVRDFPPFCGRNAPKPTRVDRLVGSEAGKREVLLDKAVTENELIETSKNVIDTGTSPVKTTASWEADSLSEIEVTGPKSSLMERATVCFEDPEGGQDNYVGKGQLERTVMSPETIMKKENDDTGKIVQKEMIVYSRKEREKATTAIHGLDSGDKIVKSIVHGLMAEPYSPQRKRKQTSLDGLMSRNQVQKPNMYQQRKYLAVARKSIPKPKFTQRLFGRSKSGFVGEGVPGYSSAPVASNDGTRGLNWEPLPDLKSSSRGDARSKVRETLRLFHSICRKILQGEESKSKPGEVKVNKRIDIQAAKIIKERGMEVNTGLRILGEVPGVEVGDAFQYRVELVLVGVHSLYQAGIDFLNKGGMLVATSIVASGAYDDDLGDADELIYSGQGGNVVGKVKIPEDQKLVKGNLALKNSIATKNPVRVIRGSKEMRASESRGERAKPVTTYVYDGLYTVENYWREQGPHGKMVFMFKLVRIPGQPKLTWKEVQSTKKSNMRHGVCVPDITEGKESLPIAAVNTIDGEKPPPFKYIKKMMYPAGFRPAPPKGCVCVGRCSDTNRCSCAVKNGGEIPYNHNGAIVEIKPLVYECGPSCGCPPSCYNRVSQQGIKVPLEIFKTDTRGWGVRALTSISSGTFICEYTGKLLEDTEAERRIGNDEYLFDIGQNYSGCTMNSLAEEGGYTIDAAHYGNVGRFINHSCSPNLYAQNVFYDHNDKKMPHIMLFAADNIPPLKELSYHYNYSVDQVYDSDGKIKEKRCFCGSSDCAGRMY